A genomic window from Streptomyces sp. MST-110588 includes:
- a CDS encoding MerR family transcriptional regulator: protein MEYSVGQVSGFAGITVRTLHHYDKTGLLSPSARSPAGYRLYSDADLARLQQILFYRELGFSLEEIAAILEDPQSNALDQLRARHRLLNEQIGKLQRLVAVAERAMEVQRTGVELTPEERFEVFGEVTFDLSYATDAHLKWQHSEGHQRSMARAAAHTKEDWARIMAEAAGWRHRVTGAFDAGEPADGERAMELAEEHRQHITRWFTPCPPDMHCRIAADFVTDPRAFALVVPPSEQRPGLASYLCTAVHANAVRRAAPRTNTGAGASTDTDADTDTATNTDPGAGSTLTAVPAAEPTPEAKSS, encoded by the coding sequence ATGGAGTACTCGGTCGGGCAGGTCTCCGGCTTCGCGGGGATCACGGTGCGTACCCTGCACCACTACGACAAGACCGGCCTGCTCTCCCCCAGCGCCCGCAGCCCCGCCGGCTACCGCCTCTACAGCGACGCCGACCTCGCCCGGCTCCAGCAGATCCTCTTCTACCGCGAGCTGGGCTTCTCCCTGGAGGAGATCGCGGCCATCCTTGAGGACCCGCAGTCCAACGCCCTGGATCAGCTACGGGCCAGACACCGGCTCCTCAACGAGCAGATCGGCAAGCTCCAGCGGCTGGTGGCCGTCGCCGAGCGGGCGATGGAGGTGCAGCGTACGGGGGTGGAACTGACCCCCGAGGAGCGGTTCGAGGTGTTCGGCGAGGTCACCTTCGACCTCAGTTACGCCACCGACGCCCACCTGAAATGGCAGCACAGCGAGGGCCACCAGCGCTCGATGGCACGCGCCGCGGCGCACACCAAGGAGGACTGGGCGCGGATCATGGCCGAGGCGGCCGGGTGGCGCCACCGGGTGACCGGCGCCTTCGACGCCGGCGAGCCGGCCGACGGCGAGCGGGCCATGGAGCTGGCGGAGGAGCACCGGCAGCACATCACCCGCTGGTTCACCCCCTGCCCGCCCGACATGCACTGCCGGATCGCCGCTGACTTCGTCACCGACCCGCGCGCGTTCGCCCTGGTCGTACCGCCTTCCGAGCAGCGGCCCGGGCTCGCCTCCTACCTGTGTACGGCGGTGCACGCCAACGCCGTACGGCGGGCGGCGCCCCGGACGAACACCGGCGCAGGCGCAAGTACGGACACGGACGCAGACACAGACACAGCTACGAACACAGACCCTGGCGCAGGTTCGACGCTCACCGCCGTCCCGGCGGCGGAGCCCACCCCGGAGGCGAAGAGCTCATGA
- a CDS encoding GntR family transcriptional regulator produces the protein MVSMVEFRIDRRSGVATYLQIVQQVQQALRLGILVEGDRLPTAAQVAATTKVNPNTTLKAYRELEREGLVEPRPGLGTFVSRSLARPQSAADSLLREELRKWMDRARAEGLDREDVRALLNSVLEDRYPAG, from the coding sequence GTGGTGAGCATGGTCGAGTTCCGCATCGACCGGCGCAGCGGCGTCGCCACCTATCTGCAGATCGTCCAGCAGGTCCAGCAGGCGCTGCGGCTGGGCATCCTTGTGGAGGGGGACCGGCTGCCCACGGCGGCGCAGGTGGCCGCCACGACGAAGGTCAACCCGAACACGACTCTGAAGGCGTACCGGGAACTGGAGCGCGAGGGCCTGGTCGAGCCCCGGCCGGGCCTGGGCACGTTCGTCAGCCGCTCGCTCGCCCGGCCGCAGTCCGCGGCGGACTCCCTGCTGCGGGAGGAACTGCGCAAGTGGATGGACCGGGCCCGGGCGGAGGGCCTGGACCGGGAGGACGTACGGGCGCTGCTGAACTCGGTGCTGGAGGACCGGTACCCGGCGGGCTGA
- a CDS encoding glycosyltransferase, giving the protein MKIVIAAAGSYGDVAPFTGLGARLQEAGHQVALATHDSYASLVKTAGLEFRRLPADPRADSGQPGRGPGQEPASGGKRELMRRAAAFVRELGKGVAEATAPGADLLLLTPTTGPLGRQAGEATGTPSLSLHLQPTHPTGDFPPVVGGTRSLGRWGNRAAGRLSLRVVDRLYAGAVRELRTELGLPPASATALRTREEKAGRPVLHGFSQVLLPRPADWRPGLEVVGNWWPYVPPEAQLPPALADFLASGPPPVFIGFGSMASGEGERLGELAVRALRRAKARGVLQSGWAGLTGPEGATDDVLTVGEVPHALLFPHTAAVVHHCGAGTAAAGLRAGVPTVPVPVTADQPFWAARLAALGAATTPIPFSSLSDDHAEARLATAITEAVQEASYRRRASAAARRMAAEDGASEVLKAVERIA; this is encoded by the coding sequence ATGAAGATCGTCATAGCGGCGGCCGGTTCGTACGGCGATGTCGCGCCGTTCACCGGCCTCGGGGCCCGTCTCCAGGAAGCCGGTCACCAGGTCGCTCTGGCCACCCACGACTCCTACGCTTCTCTGGTGAAGACGGCCGGCCTGGAGTTCCGCCGGCTGCCGGCCGACCCGCGTGCCGACTCGGGGCAGCCGGGCCGGGGCCCGGGCCAGGAACCGGCCTCCGGCGGCAAGCGGGAGCTGATGCGCCGAGCCGCCGCCTTCGTCCGGGAACTGGGCAAGGGCGTCGCCGAGGCCACCGCTCCCGGCGCCGACCTGCTGCTGCTCACCCCCACGACCGGTCCCCTCGGCCGGCAGGCCGGCGAGGCGACGGGCACCCCCTCCCTGAGCCTCCACCTCCAGCCCACGCACCCCACCGGGGACTTCCCGCCGGTGGTCGGCGGCACCCGCTCGCTCGGCCGCTGGGGAAATCGCGCCGCGGGCCGCCTCTCCCTGCGGGTCGTCGACCGGCTGTACGCGGGTGCCGTACGGGAACTGCGTACGGAACTGGGCCTGCCGCCCGCCTCCGCGACAGCCCTGCGCACCCGCGAGGAGAAGGCGGGCCGGCCGGTCCTGCACGGTTTCAGCCAGGTCCTCCTGCCGCGCCCCGCGGACTGGCGGCCCGGCCTGGAAGTCGTCGGCAACTGGTGGCCCTACGTGCCGCCCGAAGCCCAACTCCCGCCCGCCCTGGCGGACTTCCTCGCCTCCGGCCCGCCCCCGGTCTTCATCGGCTTCGGCAGCATGGCGTCCGGCGAAGGCGAGCGGCTGGGAGAGCTGGCCGTACGTGCGCTGCGCCGGGCGAAGGCGCGCGGCGTCCTGCAGTCCGGCTGGGCGGGGCTGACCGGACCGGAAGGCGCCACGGACGACGTACTGACGGTGGGCGAGGTCCCGCACGCCCTGCTCTTCCCGCACACGGCCGCCGTGGTGCACCACTGCGGAGCGGGTACGGCCGCGGCGGGCCTGCGTGCCGGCGTCCCCACGGTCCCCGTACCGGTCACCGCCGATCAGCCCTTCTGGGCCGCCCGCCTGGCCGCACTGGGCGCCGCCACCACCCCGATCCCCTTCTCCTCCCTGTCCGACGACCACGCCGAGGCCCGCCTGGCCACCGCCATCACCGAAGCGGTACAGGAGGCGTCCTACCGCCGGCGCGCCTCGGCCGCCGCCCGACGCATGGCGGCGGAGGACGGGGCGAGTGAGGTGCTCAAGGCGGTCGAACGGATCGCCTGA
- a CDS encoding exodeoxyribonuclease III has protein sequence MLTVTTVNVNGLRAAAKKGFLPWLAQTDADVICLQEVRAEPGQLPEEVRAPDGWHTLHAPAAAKGRAGVSLYTRREPERMQVGFGSQEFDGSGRYAEIDLPGVTVASLYLPSGEVGTERQDEKERFMAEFLPHLVRLKERAAASGREVLVCGDWNIAHREADLKNWKANQKKAGFLPEERAWLTRVFDEAAYVDVVRAQHPDTQGPYSWWSYRGRAFDNDAGWRIDYHVATPSLAARCIKAYVERAATHDQRWSDHAPVTAVFDL, from the coding sequence TTGCTGACCGTGACCACCGTGAACGTCAATGGCCTGCGCGCCGCCGCCAAGAAGGGTTTCCTGCCGTGGCTGGCGCAGACCGACGCCGACGTGATCTGCCTCCAGGAGGTACGCGCCGAGCCCGGCCAGCTCCCCGAGGAGGTCCGCGCACCCGACGGCTGGCACACCCTGCACGCCCCCGCCGCCGCCAAGGGCCGGGCCGGCGTCTCCCTCTACACCCGGCGCGAGCCCGAACGGATGCAGGTCGGCTTCGGCTCCCAGGAATTCGACGGCAGCGGACGCTACGCCGAGATCGACCTCCCCGGCGTCACCGTCGCCAGCCTCTACCTGCCCTCCGGCGAGGTCGGCACCGAGCGCCAGGACGAGAAGGAACGCTTCATGGCGGAGTTCCTCCCCCACCTCGTCCGCCTCAAGGAACGCGCCGCCGCCTCCGGCCGCGAGGTCCTGGTCTGCGGCGACTGGAACATCGCCCACCGCGAAGCGGACCTGAAGAACTGGAAGGCCAACCAGAAGAAGGCCGGCTTCCTCCCCGAGGAGCGCGCCTGGCTCACCCGCGTCTTCGACGAGGCCGCGTACGTCGACGTCGTCCGCGCCCAGCACCCGGACACCCAGGGCCCGTACTCCTGGTGGTCCTACCGCGGCCGTGCCTTCGACAACGACGCCGGCTGGCGCATCGACTACCACGTCGCGACCCCGTCCCTCGCCGCCCGCTGCATCAAGGCGTACGTGGAACGGGCCGCCACCCACGACCAGCGCTGGAGCGACCACGCGCCGGTCACGGCGGTGTTCGACCTCTAG
- a CDS encoding ABC transporter permease subunit: MNTVTPTASADDATRTATPRRGILHGMTWLVWRRHRTAFWIGIACAVVGCAVFAYHRAGVMELADSPGTKTTGQAYEDLAQRFQNQYRWLFDNTRSFLGYLPAVAAIFLGAPLIAAEQEHGTVKLVTTQSASRGRWIAVKLSLPLLMVLLCTTALSAAFTWLWEPAHELVDGGDWLHTGIFDATGPVPVASALFLTVCAVAIGMFVRRVRPGMAITFVFTVAFGMLWDRVVPRLATPRVLTYPFSGDFPPMPADSVQVDNWVGTADGRLYGFGTCVGDAHPDACRAQKGIVNNVVEYFSYDQMGGMQWRAAGILLALTVAVAALIVWWARRRPL, translated from the coding sequence ATGAACACGGTGACACCCACCGCGTCGGCGGACGACGCGACGAGGACCGCCACGCCCCGGCGCGGCATCCTGCACGGCATGACCTGGCTGGTGTGGCGCCGTCACCGCACCGCCTTCTGGATCGGCATCGCCTGCGCCGTCGTCGGCTGCGCGGTCTTCGCGTACCACCGCGCGGGCGTGATGGAGCTGGCCGACTCGCCCGGCACCAAGACCACCGGCCAGGCGTACGAGGACCTCGCCCAGAGGTTCCAGAACCAGTACCGCTGGCTGTTCGACAACACCCGCTCCTTCCTCGGCTATCTGCCCGCCGTCGCCGCGATCTTCCTCGGCGCGCCGCTGATCGCCGCGGAGCAGGAGCACGGCACCGTCAAGCTCGTCACCACCCAGTCCGCGAGCCGCGGACGCTGGATCGCCGTCAAGCTCAGCCTGCCACTGCTGATGGTGCTGCTCTGCACCACCGCGCTGTCCGCGGCCTTCACCTGGCTGTGGGAGCCCGCCCACGAGCTGGTCGACGGCGGTGACTGGCTGCACACCGGCATCTTCGACGCCACCGGCCCCGTCCCGGTGGCAAGCGCCCTCTTCCTTACGGTGTGCGCCGTCGCGATCGGGATGTTCGTACGGCGGGTGCGGCCCGGCATGGCGATCACGTTCGTCTTCACCGTGGCCTTCGGCATGCTGTGGGACCGCGTGGTCCCCCGGCTGGCCACGCCGCGCGTCCTGACGTACCCCTTCAGCGGGGACTTCCCGCCGATGCCCGCCGACAGCGTCCAGGTCGACAACTGGGTCGGCACCGCGGACGGCCGGCTCTACGGCTTCGGGACCTGCGTCGGCGACGCCCACCCGGACGCCTGCCGGGCGCAGAAAGGCATCGTCAACAACGTGGTGGAGTACTTCTCGTACGACCAGATGGGGGGCATGCAGTGGCGGGCGGCGGGCATCCTGCTGGCGCTGACCGTGGCCGTGGCCGCCCTCATCGTGTGGTGGGCCCGCCGACGGCCGCTCTGA
- a CDS encoding NYN domain-containing protein → MAGRTAGAEPLPDVPCGDVGTRTDAHARAHAHADAHTSATRTRWWSLWPDWAGYLAALWSLLYGVAGAYWAAGGAGYPFAATRPERASASLLEPSRAEVVGPFIAALGALGVVAGLLMARGRVQGRARAWLLGYGWGTAVFLALVVPDYSLLGLLVFSPLLVVFAFTGVPGPQDGVGDVLYWHRGNLVIIFVGGLLWALATLAYQRRTAGSCVHCGRNRHTPAARWTTPEATRRWGRWAVWTAAAASIPYDLTRLAWYFDWPLGITEEFLKDMQSTPGMMEIALGLALASTAGGLLTHGLISRWGEVWPRWVWWKAGKPVRPATAIVPATVVALVLVPGGLMNIRHVTAEMWGANGPGIFWALWGVALGAATLAYYLRRRGQCAHCRLG, encoded by the coding sequence ATGGCCGGGCGGACAGCGGGCGCCGAACCACTTCCAGACGTTCCTTGTGGCGATGTCGGCACGCGTACCGACGCCCATGCTCGCGCCCATGCCCATGCCGACGCCCACACCTCCGCGACCCGTACGCGGTGGTGGTCGCTGTGGCCGGACTGGGCCGGTTATCTGGCGGCCCTGTGGTCCCTGCTGTACGGGGTCGCCGGAGCGTACTGGGCGGCGGGCGGCGCCGGTTATCCGTTCGCGGCCACCCGGCCCGAGCGTGCCTCGGCCTCGCTGCTCGAACCGAGCCGGGCGGAGGTGGTGGGTCCCTTCATCGCCGCGCTGGGTGCGCTCGGCGTGGTCGCCGGGCTGCTGATGGCCCGTGGCCGGGTGCAGGGCCGGGCCCGTGCCTGGCTGCTGGGTTACGGCTGGGGGACCGCCGTGTTCCTGGCCCTGGTCGTCCCCGACTACTCGCTGCTGGGCCTGCTGGTCTTCTCGCCGCTGCTCGTGGTGTTCGCGTTCACCGGCGTACCGGGTCCGCAGGACGGGGTGGGTGACGTCCTCTACTGGCACCGGGGCAACCTCGTCATCATCTTCGTCGGCGGACTGCTGTGGGCCCTGGCGACCCTGGCCTACCAGCGGCGCACCGCCGGGTCGTGCGTCCACTGCGGCCGGAACCGGCACACCCCGGCGGCGCGCTGGACCACGCCGGAGGCCACGCGGCGCTGGGGACGCTGGGCGGTCTGGACGGCCGCCGCGGCGTCGATCCCCTACGACCTGACCCGGCTCGCCTGGTACTTCGACTGGCCCCTGGGCATCACGGAGGAGTTCCTGAAGGACATGCAGAGCACGCCCGGGATGATGGAGATCGCGCTGGGCCTGGCGCTCGCCTCGACGGCGGGCGGTCTGCTCACCCACGGGCTGATCAGCCGGTGGGGCGAGGTGTGGCCGCGCTGGGTGTGGTGGAAGGCGGGCAAGCCGGTGCGGCCGGCCACGGCGATCGTCCCGGCCACGGTCGTGGCGCTGGTGCTGGTGCCGGGCGGCCTGATGAACATCCGGCACGTGACGGCCGAGATGTGGGGCGCCAACGGTCCTGGCATCTTCTGGGCGCTGTGGGGCGTGGCCCTGGGCGCGGCGACGCTGGCGTACTACCTCCGCCGGCGCGGTCAGTGCGCGCACTGCCGGCTGGGCTGA
- a CDS encoding ABC transporter ATP-binding protein, protein MSDPGPWAVEAYGLGKKYRRGWALRDCSFRLPAGHVCALVGPNGAGKSTFLGLATRLVQATTGTLRLFGVPVTDPAVLEHVAYLSQDKPLYPRFTVEETLRMGRELNPRWDQAAAERIVGAGNIPPTARVGTLSGGQRTRVAFALAFGKRPRLLLLDEPMSDLDPLARHEMSGLLMAEAAEHGTTVLMSSHMLSEMAEMCDYLLVLAEGRLRMAGQTDELVPAHALVTGVARGTGVPEELTRQHTVVESRVTGRQFTALVRPGGRFEDAWETHVPSMEEVLLAYLRSPQAPPLISAEARVRSASTGAGGDGGDGGDVDDVDGDGGDGGMDGGRGEDGDRDGGRPSGSGQRGAAV, encoded by the coding sequence GTGAGCGATCCGGGCCCATGGGCCGTCGAGGCGTACGGCCTCGGGAAGAAGTACCGCCGCGGCTGGGCGCTGCGGGACTGCTCCTTCCGCCTCCCGGCGGGGCATGTCTGCGCGCTCGTCGGCCCCAACGGCGCCGGCAAGAGCACCTTCCTGGGGCTGGCGACCCGGCTGGTGCAGGCGACCACCGGGACGCTGCGGCTGTTCGGTGTGCCGGTCACCGACCCGGCCGTCCTGGAGCACGTCGCCTACCTATCCCAGGACAAACCGCTCTACCCGCGCTTCACCGTGGAAGAGACCCTGCGCATGGGCCGGGAGCTGAACCCGCGCTGGGACCAGGCGGCGGCCGAGCGGATCGTCGGCGCCGGGAACATCCCGCCGACCGCCCGCGTCGGCACGCTCTCCGGCGGCCAGCGCACCCGCGTCGCCTTCGCGCTCGCCTTCGGCAAGCGGCCCCGGCTGCTCCTGCTGGACGAGCCGATGTCCGACCTCGACCCGCTCGCCCGGCACGAGATGTCCGGGCTGCTGATGGCCGAGGCCGCCGAGCACGGCACGACCGTACTGATGTCCTCCCACATGCTCTCCGAGATGGCGGAGATGTGTGACTACCTGCTGGTCCTGGCGGAGGGCCGGCTGCGGATGGCCGGGCAGACCGACGAGTTGGTGCCGGCGCACGCACTGGTGACCGGCGTCGCCCGGGGCACCGGCGTGCCGGAGGAGCTGACCCGGCAGCACACCGTCGTCGAATCCCGCGTCACGGGGCGGCAGTTCACCGCTCTGGTACGGCCCGGCGGGCGGTTCGAGGACGCCTGGGAGACCCACGTCCCGAGCATGGAGGAAGTGCTGCTGGCCTACCTCCGTTCGCCGCAGGCACCGCCGCTGATCTCGGCCGAGGCCCGGGTGCGGAGCGCGAGCACGGGGGCCGGCGGTGACGGCGGTGACGGCGGTGACGTCGATGACGTCGACGGGGATGGCGGGGATGGCGGCATGGACGGGGGCAGGGGCGAAGACGGGGACAGGGACGGCGGCAGGCCGAGCGGCAGCGGGCAGCGAGGAGCGGCGGTATGA
- a CDS encoding GNAT family N-acetyltransferase: MEIRSVRFDDPDAVTLDAMVQQEYIRRYGGQGDLTPLDPEMFAPPRGAYLIAYEDGRPLASGGWRAQERGELGYADGDAEVKRMFVVPQARGRGLARRILAALEADARAAGRTRMVLETGYKQPEAFALYSSCGYRVVEKFGFNQAYEGLRCMAKPLVAEGARVPAQRRTPGVRPAAW, from the coding sequence ATGGAGATTCGTTCTGTGCGGTTCGACGACCCCGACGCGGTCACGCTCGACGCGATGGTGCAGCAGGAGTACATCCGGCGCTACGGCGGTCAGGGCGATCTCACGCCGCTGGACCCCGAGATGTTCGCCCCGCCGCGTGGGGCCTATCTGATCGCGTACGAGGACGGCCGGCCGCTGGCGAGCGGGGGCTGGCGGGCGCAGGAGCGCGGTGAGCTGGGTTACGCGGACGGGGACGCCGAGGTCAAGCGGATGTTCGTGGTGCCGCAGGCGCGCGGGCGGGGGCTGGCCCGGCGCATTCTCGCCGCCCTGGAGGCGGACGCGCGCGCCGCGGGCCGTACGCGCATGGTGCTGGAGACCGGGTACAAGCAGCCCGAGGCGTTCGCGCTCTACTCCTCCTGCGGCTACCGGGTGGTGGAGAAGTTCGGTTTCAACCAGGCGTACGAGGGGCTGCGGTGCATGGCGAAGCCGCTGGTCGCGGAGGGGGCGCGGGTCCCTGCGCAGCGTAGGACGCCGGGGGTGCGGCCGGCGGCCTGGTGA
- a CDS encoding ATP-binding cassette domain-containing protein translates to MPIQFSSCAFGYRRRRRVIRRFHCLIPQGRTVFLGPNGAGKSTVLGLAASALAPQTGSVSYQGLATGDRRALSAYRRRVAWMPQHLSAVPGLTAREQVAYVGWLKGMSRAEAWDRSLRALQQVELGDRSNDKIGQLSGGQQRRVGVAQSLVHGAEVLLLDEPTAGMDPRQRTVFHEILGNLPRSVHVLLSTHDTADLESVYDNVLVLLDGRLTFQGTVDDFLSHAAPGATPGRQADSAYHVLTEGSRA, encoded by the coding sequence ATGCCCATACAGTTCTCGTCCTGTGCCTTCGGATACCGCCGCAGACGACGCGTCATCCGCCGCTTCCACTGCCTGATCCCGCAAGGGCGCACCGTCTTCCTCGGCCCGAACGGCGCGGGGAAGAGCACCGTGCTCGGACTCGCCGCCTCGGCACTGGCCCCTCAAACGGGAAGCGTCAGTTACCAGGGCCTGGCCACCGGCGACCGCAGAGCGTTATCCGCCTACCGACGGCGCGTCGCCTGGATGCCTCAGCACCTGAGCGCCGTACCCGGCCTGACGGCGCGCGAACAGGTCGCCTACGTCGGCTGGCTCAAAGGCATGTCGCGGGCCGAGGCATGGGACAGGTCGCTCCGGGCGCTTCAGCAGGTGGAGTTGGGCGACCGGAGCAACGACAAGATCGGTCAACTGTCGGGAGGACAGCAGCGCCGGGTCGGGGTGGCGCAGTCCCTCGTCCACGGCGCGGAGGTGCTGCTGCTGGACGAGCCCACCGCGGGCATGGACCCCCGGCAGCGGACCGTCTTCCATGAAATCCTCGGCAATCTGCCGCGCTCGGTCCACGTGCTTCTGTCCACCCACGACACGGCCGATCTCGAATCGGTGTACGACAACGTGCTCGTGCTGCTCGACGGACGGCTCACCTTCCAAGGCACCGTGGACGATTTCCTCTCCCATGCCGCCCCGGGCGCGACGCCGGGACGGCAGGCCGACTCCGCCTACCACGTACTGACCGAGGGAAGCCGGGCATGA